Below is a genomic region from Pseudomonas svalbardensis.
GCGGTGCTCTCTGACAGAAACCAGTTCATAAAGACCGACAGGACTTGCAGGAAACTTCCGAGACCAATAGAAGACCGTACATCTCACCCCGAAACACCCGTTTTTTTGTAGCAGTTACCGAGCAAAAAAAATGGGCGACCTCTTGAGATCGCCCATTTTTCATTGTTGTAGCAGCTGGCGCCAGCGGCTACAAAAGTCTGCGTTTAATCATCCGGCATTTCAGGCGGCTTGGCGGGTTTCGCCGGTTTGCCTGGTTTTGCGCCCTTGGCGCCCTTTGCACCATTGACCGGTTCAGCCGCTTCAACAGGCGTCGCGACCGTCGGCGCTGCGGCTTCTTTCTCAGTCGCTGGCAAGGCGTCGATCGTATCGAAAATTTTCTTCAAATCGACCGATTTTGATTCATCCCCCGAACTCTCAAACTTCTTCTCGCCGTCCTTGCCGACCAGGATGACTTTGCTCTTCGCGCCGGCACCCAACTTGAGCGAGCGGATCAATGCCGCCGTGTCTTGCGGCCCCAGGTCTTTGCCCTCGCGCTGGCCCATCAAATTGAGCACGGTGTACAGGACCATGTTTCGCTCGGTGAACCCCTTGCGGTTTGCCGGCTCATCCAGCGACTTTTTCAGGCTCACCCACGTGGGATCGACCGTACTTGGAGCGATGACAATCAGTGGCCGGGACCTGCCCTTGTCCATATCCAGCGGTGAGCCGTCATCGGCAGCGAACAAGGGGCCCGCGAAAGCCAGCAGGGTAGTCAGGGTCAATGACCTGATGAGCATGCGCATCTCCTTTTGATATCCACGCTCTAATGATTGCGCATCGCGGCGTTCGTTCCGGGTGACGCACGCAATTATGTCTCGCCTTGCCCCAAGCTTAGGTCAGGGCGGTCATTGCGCAACAGGCTGAGCTAATCTCATAGCTCAATAACCAAGCCCTGATCCGCGGTGAGGACCTCTGCATGAGCGCTCAGTTGGACCACACCATCGTCTGGTGTCGCGACAAGCAGACATCAGCCAACTATCTGGCAGACATCCTCGGTCTGCCCTGCCCCGAACCCTTCGGCCCGATGCTCATCGTCAAGTTCGACAACGGTGTGTCGTTGGACTTCTACGACAATGACCCGCCGATTGCCTCCCAGCACTACGCGTTTTTGATCGGTGACGACGATTTCGATGCGGCCTTCGCCCGCCTGCAAGCCCGACAGCAACCCTGGTGGGCCGACCCCGGCAAACAACGACCGAACGAGATCAACGATTACGGCGGTGGCCGGCGGGTTTATTTCGATGACCCGGACGGGCATCTGCTGGAGATTTTGACTCGGTCCTAAGGGCGCCTGCCAAGCTGGTTTGTTTCTGGAACCTCTACCGGATTAAAAGGCCAGTTTGTACCCGATCAGCACCAGCATCGTGGCCAGGCAAGGCCGCAGCACTTCATCGGAGATACGGCCAGTCAGGTGGCTCCCCAGGTAAATCCCCGGCAGCGAACCGATCAGCAAGTAACCCAGCACGTGCCAATCCATGTTGCCCATGCTCGCATGGCCGAGGCCTGCCACCAGGGTCAGCGGTACAGCGTGCGCGATTTCCGTGCCCACCAGGCGGCGGGTAGGCAGCAGCGGATAGAGAATGAACAACGCGACGGTGCCCAGGGCGCCAGCGCCGATGGAGGTCAGGGCAACCATGGTACCGAGGACCAGGCCAGTGATCACGGTCAGCGCATTCAAGCGGTTGCCGCTGGGATTGTAATGACCACCCGCGCGTTTGTGGGCGAAATCGAGCAGGCGTTTCTTGAAGAAAATCGCCAGTGCCGTGGCAAACAGGACAAAACCCAAGGCCTGTTTGATGACCGCGTTCATCGCATCGGGCGACGTTTGCAAGGTGCTCAGGAACCACAACGTCAGCGCCACCGCCGGCACACTGCCAAGGGTCAGCCAACCGGTAATGGCCCAGTCGATGTTCTTATTCTTTCGGTGAACCAGCACGCCACTGGACTTGGTAATCGCCGCGTACAGCAAATCCGTCCCCACTGCGGTGGCCGGATTGACGCCGAACCACAACAGAATGGGAGTCATCAAGGAACCGCCACCTACCCCAGTCATTCCGACAATAAAGCCGACCACCAGACCTGCCACGACTAAACCGAAATTACCGAATTCCATTAACACGCCCACAAAAAACGCATGAAAAATCTGGCCCGCAGCATAGCGATTTTTCTTATAACCACTTATATCGATGCGATCTATCTTTATGCACTTCCTTACTTACTGCACCGGCAAGAAATTCAAAAACAGCAAACTCTGCGCGTAATTCAAGCCGATCCGTCGGTAGCGCTCGTCCAGCATCTGCGTCAGCAGATCCAGCCGCGCGACGATCTTGCCGAACTCCACGGCAAAACTCAGGTTGCTGCCCTCCTCCGAAATTTCGTTGGAGAACAGCAAAGGCTCGCCGTTCTTGCTTTGCCGCTGGCTGAGTATCCAGGTGGCTTTCTCGATATTGCGGGCTGCGTTGCTGACGAACGTCGGGTTGATCGCATCCGTCATGTAGAACTCGAGCCGATTGCCGTGGGCGGTGACGAGCATGCTGCCGATGGCATAGATGAAGGCACCGACGCGGTCGCCGAGAAACTCCGGGCTCATGGCATAACTCAGCGCTGCCAGGTCTTTTTTGCCACCCAGGGTCGGCAGCGGCTGTTGCTGTTCGATGGCCATGCGCACTTGTTTGCCAGCGGTGCGGGCGTCGAGGAAACCTGATTTTTTCAACTCATCCGGGTTGCGCAGGTAAAGCTTGCTCATCAGCAGGTAGAGGCTGTCGAGGTTGTCACGCATCGCCAGGGTCGCCATGCGGTCGACGCTGGTCTGGAGGAATTCCTGGGGTTTGCCTTCGCGGAACTGACTGACGATGTCGCTGCCCTGCTGCTGGCTGCACCCGGAGGTTGCGAGCATCGACAAGCAGGCCAACAGCAGGCAACGGCGACGGATTGGCGGGGTGGTGAGGGGTAAAACTCGAGCCATGGGTTATTGAACTTGGGCATGGGCCGGCAGTGGGGATTCGCCGCAGGCTGGCCAAGGATAGAGCCGTGAATCGTTGAAAAGTGCAGTGCCGACGGTCGCGGCGCCGGTAGCGGCGATGTGCTGATACAGCTCGCCACCCTGCACGCCAGCAATTACACGCCGGTCACCGGCAAGCAAAATATCAAAAGATTGGGCGATGGAACCCTTCAGCTATTCTGCTGCCCATTGAAGTATCGATCGAAGTTCAGAAAGGAGGTTTGAATGCGGACCCTAAAACTGGCCGGCGTCAACGTACCGGTCATCGGCCAAGGCACCTGGCGCATGGGAGAAGATCGTTCCCGGCACACCCAGGAAGTGGCGGCATTGCGCCTGGGCATCGAGTTGGGCATGACCCTCATCGACACCGCTGAAATGTACGGCGAGGGCGGCGCTGAGGAAGTGGTCGGTGAGGCCATCGCCGGCAGACGTGACGACGTGTTTCTGGTCAGCAAGGTTTACCCGCACAACGCCAGCCGCAAAGGCATCCCCTTGGCGTGCGAACGCAGTCTGCGGCGGCTGGATACCGATTACATCGATCTGTACCTGCTGCACTGGCGCGGCCAATACCCCCTCGAAGAAACAGTCGAAGCTTTCGAACGCCTGCGCGAAGAAGGCAAGATCGGTCGCTGGGGCGTCTCCAATTTTGATGTCGACGACCTGGAGGAACTGGCCTCACCGGCCTGTGCCACCAATCAGGTGCTCTACAACCTGGAAGAACGCGGCGTCGAGTTTGATCTGTTGCCCTGGAGCCGCCAGCATCAAATGCCGGTCATGGCCTACTGTCCGATCGGTCAGGGTGGGCCTATGCTGAACCATACAACGCTCAAGCAAATAGCCGCCCGTCACTGTGTGACGCCGGCCCAGGTAGCGCTGGCATGGATGCTGCGTAAGGAAGGTGTGATCGCCATCCCCAAAGCGGTCCGACCGGAGCACGTGCAACTCAACGCGCAAGCCGCGCAATTGCAACTGGAGGCTGGGGATCTGGAGGCGCTGGACCAGGCGTTTCGCGCGCCACAACGCAAACAGCGGTTGGCCATGGTCTGAGCCATCGCAGTCTGTCAGAGGGCTTCGGCATGAGAAGCACTGATCAGGACGATTCCTTTAATCTGCAACGCTTTATCCAGGCACAGGACCCGGTGTTCAAACGGGTCCAGGCCGAGCTGAACGCCGGCCACAAGCGCAGTCACTGGATGTGGTTCATCTTTCCGCAATTCGCAGGGTTGGGCGGCAGCGAGATGTCCCGCCACTTTGCCATTCGTTCCAAAGAGGAAGCGGCGGCGTACCTCAATCATCCACTGCTGGGCTCACGGTTGCGCACCTGCACGCAAATGGTGCTGAACATCGAAAAAAGCTCGAGTGCCGGCATATTCGGCCATCCCGACGATCTCAAGTTTCACTCTTCCATGACGCTGTTCGCCCAGGTTGCTGGCGCTAACAGCGACTTTCATCGAGCACTTGACCAGTATTTTCACGGCATCCTGGATGACTGGACGTTGTTGCTGCTGGACTCAAAACAGGCCCAACTGCCCACCAATCAAGGTTGAAAAGTCGTCGTCCACGAAGGGCAGAATGGCGTCCGCCACCGGTTGCAGTTGCCGGGTGACGTAGTGGTCGTAGTCGATGGGCGCGCTGCGTATTTCCAGCGGCTCGGGCCCGGCGACGGTGATCACGTAACTGATCCAGCCACCGTTCTGGTACTGCCGCGGACGGCCTTGCTGGTCGTTGTAATCATCGGCAATCCGCGCGGCACGCACGTGGGGCGGCACGTTGCGCTGATAGTCATCGAGGGTGCGGCGCAGGCGCTTGCGGTAGATCAGGCGATCGTCGAACTCCCCCGCCAACGTCTTGCGCACGTAGTCGCGCACATAATCCTGATAGGGTTTGCGATTGAAAATGCGCAGGTACAACTCCTGCTGGAATTGCCGGGCCAGCGGCGACCAGTCGGTGCGCACGGTTTCCAGGCCTTTGTAGACCATTTCGTCGGTGCCATCGGCGCGGGTCACAAGCCCTGCATAGCGCTTCTTGCTGCCCTCCTCGGCGCCACGAATGGTCGGCATCAGAAAGCGCTTGTAGTGGGTTTCGAACTGCAACTCCAGGGCACTTTCCAGACCGTATTGCTGCTGCACATGCTCGCGCCACCACTGGTTGACGTGATCCACCAGCGCGCGGCCAATCTGTGCGGCTTCTTGTTGACCATGCGCACGGCGCAGCCAGACGAAGGTCGAGTCGGTGTCGCCGTAAATCACCGTGTGGCCCTGGGCTTCGATCAGCTGTCGCGTACGCAGCATGATTTCGTGGCCGCGCAGCGTGATGGACGACGCCAGGCGTGTGTCGAAGAAACGGCAACCGCTGGATCCGAGCACGCCGTAAAAGGCGTTCATGATGATTTTCAGGGCCTGGGACAGCGGTGCGTTGTGTTCGCGCTTGGCGGTTTCGCGACCTTCGGCGACTCGGGCGACGATGGCGGGCAGGCAATGCCGGGTTCTGGAAAAACGCGCACCGCGAAAGCCTGGCACCGACTCGCTGTCATCGGGATGTTTAAGCCCCTCGATCAAGCCCACCGGGTCGATCAGGAAGGTCCGGATGATCGATGGATAGAGGCTTTTGTAGTCGAGTACCAGCACCGATTCGTACAGCCCCGGTTGCGAGTCCATGACAAAACCGCCGGGGCTGGCCTGCGCAGGCTTGCTCCCAAGGTTCGGCGCAATGAAACCCTGGCGGTGCATCAGCGGCATGTAAAGGTGCGTGAACGCCGCCACCGAGCCGCCGCTGCGATCCGCCGGCAAACCGGTGACGCTGGCCCGTTCCAGCAGAAAGGTCAGCAGTTCGGTCTTGGCGAAAATCCGCGTCACCAGCTCGCAGTCCTTGAGGTTGTACTTGGCCAGGGCCGGTTTGTCCTCGGCGAACATGCGGTTGATTTCATCCATGCGCTGGTACGGATTGTCGATCGACTTGCCCTCGCCAAGCAGGGTTTGCGCGACGTTTTCCAGGCTGAACGAGGGGAAACTCCAGGTTGCCGAGCGCAGGGATTCGATGCCGTCGATGATCAGTCGGCCGGCGGCCGAGGCGAAGTAATGGTTGCGGCTACCGTGCTCGCGCCACTGCATTTCTTCGCCGCCACGCCCCAGTTTCAGCGGCACCGCCAGGCGCCGGGCGTGTTCGTGGAGTACGCGCAGGTCGAATTGCACCACGTTCCAGCCGATGATCGCGTCGGGGTCATGGCGGGCGAACCATTCGTTGAGTTTTTTCAGTAGCAGGGTTCGGGAATCGCAGTATTCGAGCTGGAAATCCACCTCGCTGTCGTCGCCATTGGGCGGGCCGAGCATGTAGACCTGGCGCTCGCCGCAGCCTTCCAGGGCGATGGAATACAGCTCGCCCTGAGCGGTGGTTTCGATGTCCAGGGAGACCAGCCTGAGGCTCGGGCGATAGTCGGGGTCGGGTTTCATTTGCGCATCGAGCAGCAGGCCCTCGGCGTTCGGCGTGCCACTGAACCGGACCGGCGCGGTGATGAAACGCTCCATCATGTAGCGTTCCGGCGGGCGCACATCGGCTTCGAACATGTCGACGCCGGCCTTGCGCAGCGCGGTTTCCAGGCGTATCAACTGACCGTGCTGCTGGCAATACAGACCGAGTACCGGGCGGTGCTCGAAATCCAGCAACGCCAACGGCCGCAGCTCGACGTTCTTTTCGCCGCGCAGCAGCGCTTCGGCCTGCTCACGCTGGGCTGCGGGGATGAACGCCACCGACGGTTGATGAGGCAGGCGGATCCGCTGGGGACCGGTGTCGGTCGCCAGCCAGAACTCGACTTCCGTACCGGCCGGGGTATCGCGCCAATGCCGGGTCAGGACGAAGCCCCGCTGTAAATCCACCACTGCAACCTCAAGATTTGATTCAAGGCGCAATTCTACGCGTCATCGAAGGCGATAGCCCTCTCTGCGAGGTGGATGCAATCCGTGTGGGAGCGAGCCTGCTCGCGAAGGCGGCGTATCAGTCGACACCTATATTGACTGACCCACCGTCTTCGCGAGCAGGCTCGCTCCCACATGGATTGAGTCAGCCCATGGATCAATGAATAACTGTGAAAAATTTCAGGTTTACCGAAGAAAAACCGCTGAATGACGTTTTTTGCGCTTTATCTGCCGCTTTCTCCCTTGCCCTCAGCGCCCGTGTCTACGATTCTTCAAGGACAACGACAACACCTGAGAAACTGCCATGAAAACCGTCGCCCAACTGCTGAAGTTAAAGGCTGAACAGAATCATGAAGTCCACACCATTGCACCGCATCAAATGGTGCTGGAAGCGCTGATGGTCATGGCCGCCAAAAACGTCGGTGCCTTGCCGGTCTTGAGGAATGGCGAGGTCGTCGGCATCATCAGCGAGCGTGACTATGCACGCAAACTCGTGCTCAAGGGCCGCTCCTCCGTCGGTACACCGGTCGAAGACATCATGGTGTCGCCGGTGATCACCGTGGACACCCATCAAACCGTCGAAACCTGCATGGGCATCATGTCCGACAAACGCCTGCGCCACTTGCCAGTGGTGGAAAACGGCACATTGATCGGCTTGCTGTCGATCGGCGACCTGGTCAAGGAGGCCATCGCCGAACAGGCTGAGCTGATTCGCCAGTTGGAGCAGTACATCCGCGGCGAATAGATCAGTCCGGCCAATGCCGCGCGAAGACCGGTGCCAATGTCGGGTGCCGGTCGATGCGCGTAAGCCACGCGAAAAACCCAGGCCTTGCACTGCGTAAATACTCCCGGCTGCCCGCCCATCTGGAAACCACCGCCGCCAGCACATCCAAGGCTCCCGGCGTCTCATCGCCCAGATACAAATCGCCCGAAAACTGATCGGCAAACACCTCCCAACTCCTGTGCAGTCGCGCGCGGGCGCCGGCCATGAGGTTTTGCCTGGACGATTCATCCGCCTCGGCCAACCAGCGCTCGGGGTAATCGATGATGCCAATCGCCGAATAGCAATTGCTGACGATGTACACCAGGCCGCGAATGGCCTGATCCCGCGCGGCGGTGTTTTTCGGCAACAGGTTTGATTTGGGGAACGTGAGCCCCAGGTGAATCAGAATCGCCGCGCTCTCGGTGAGAACGCTGCCATCGGGCAATTGCAGTGTCGGGATCTGCTTGAGCGGATTGAGTTTCTCCAGCGCGTGGGTCGCCTCGGGAGAGGATTCAACGTCGATGAAGCGGTAAGGAATTTCGCAAAGCTCCAGTGCCGCTTCTATCGCGGCTGCGCCGGAGTTCTTGTGTCCGTAGAGTTGGTACATAAACACCTCCTTGCGATTGTCTCTTTGTAGCAGCTGACATCTGGCGATGTTAGAAAATTTTTTTTACCTGCTGCATCCAAATCGCTTTCCGATGGGTAGTACCTGTAGCAGCCCTTGATGCTGCAGAGCGGGTTACTCATTTTCGGAGAGAAATTCATGAACGCCAAACACCTGATTTGCCTTGCCGGTTTACTCACTGCCATACCTGCAGCCTACGCCCAGACCGGTTTGCCCGACAGCATCAAGGTGCCGGACGGACACAAGGTCACCATGGAAACCACCGGGGTCGGCGAGATCACCTACGAATGCCGTGACAAGGCCAATGCAGCCGGCCAGACCGAATGGGTTTTTGTCGGGCCCAAAGCGGTGCTCAATGATCGCAGCGGCAAACAGGTCGGCACCTACTTCGGCCCGCCCGCTACCTGGCAGGCGAAAGATGGCTCGAAAGTCACCGGCACTCAACTGGCCGTCGCACCGTCGAGCCCGGGCAATCTCCCCTACCAATTGGTCAAGGCCAACCCGGCCGAGGGCAAAGGCGCGATGAGCGACGTGAGTTACATCCAGCGCGTAGCCCTCAAGGGTGGCGTGGCCCCAAGCGCCGAGTGTACGGCCGCCAACAAGGGCAAGCAGGAAGTGGTGAAGTATCAGGCGGACTATATTTTCTGGGCGGCCAACTAACACCAGTCCTGCGGGAAATTGGTCTACGCTGCTCTGCACATGCCCCGGCCCTCTGGTCCGGGGCTATTGCCCACTTTGACGGCTGAGCACTGTGTCCTTGCCCCAACCCCTTTTTGATTACGAAGCCCATCTGGCCGCCTGCGCGCGCGGCGAGCGTCAGGCCCTGCGGGATTTGTATGTGCAGGAGAGTCCGCGCCTGCTGGGAGTTGCCAAACGCCTGGTGCGTGACACTGCGCTGGCCGAGGACATTGTCCACGATGCATTCCTCAAGATCTGGGCCGGCGCCGCGCATTTCGACCCGGCGCGGGGTTCGGCGCGAGGCTGGATGTTTAGCGTGACACGGCATCTGGCGCTCAACTTCATCCGTGACAACCGTCGCGAGGTCCACGGCGAGATCGACGTGCAGGACAACACTGAAACCTTCGAGGCTCAGGCGCACTCATCCCGGATTCATCTGTGCCTGGAACAACTGGAACCTGCGCGGCGCAGCTGCATTCTGCACGCCTACGTCGACGGTTATTCCCACGCTGAAATATCACTCAAACTCGGCACCCCGCTGGGCACCGTCAAAGCCTGGATCAAACGGAGCCTGACGGCATTGCGGGAGTGCATGGGATGACCACCAGACCTGCGAATGAAACTTTGGAAGAACTCAACGAGCTGGCCAGCGAATATGTGCTGGGCACGCTCCCGGCGCAACAGCGTGCCGAGGTGCAACAGCGCCTGCGCGACGATGTCGAACTGCGCACGGCGGTCGACACCTGGGAACGCCGCTTGCTCGGCCTGACCGATCTCGCCGAACCCCGGACACCATCACCCCACCTGTGGCAGCGCATCGAGCGCAGCGTGCATGCCTTGAACCGGCAACCGGCAGCGGCGGCTGCGTCGTCATCCTGGTGGAACCTGCTGCCGCTTTGGCGTGGGCTCGCGGGGGCGGGGCTGGCGGCGACCTTGCTGCTCGGCGCCTTGATGTTGACGCAAACCACGGTCCAACCGACCTATCTGGTGGTACTGGTCGCCCCTCAGGACAAAGCGCCTGGTTGGGTGATTCAGGCCAGCAATCCAAGGGAAATCCAGTTGATCCCACTGGGCGTGGCGGAAGTTCCGGCCGACAAGGCACTGGAGTTCTGGACCAAGGCTGAAGGCTGGCAAGGACCGGTGTCCCTGGGCTTGGTCAAACCGGGACAGATGCTCTCGGTGCCGCTGGACAACTTGCCGCCACTGCAACCCGACCAGCTGTTCGAGCTGACATTGGAAAACCCCAATGGATCGCCGACCGGCAAACCTACGGGGCCGATTCAGTTCATCGGCCGAGCGGTGAAAGTGATCTGACGGCGATCACCCAAGCGCCGCGATCAACTCCGTCTCCGTGACAATCGAATGGGCATACGTCGGCCCGTTGATTTCATGGGCCGCGTGCATCGCTTCCGCGCTGAAGGCTGCCGTCGCGTCGCGCACCAAAGTCACGTGGTAACCCAGTTCGGCGGCGAATTTGCCGGTGGTCTCGATGCAGGTATTGGCGAGCATCCCCACCACCACGACTTTCTCGATGCCGTGTTGTTTGAGCAGGAAATCCAGGTCAGTGTTGGCAAAACCGCTGCCGCCCCAGTGCTCCTTGACGACGGTACTCAATGAAAAACCCGGCCTTATCAGCCGGGTTTTTTATGCCTGTTTTTTGCGCTCGGTCACTTGCCGGCCCGCGCCATGCAACGCTGATAACGCTCATCGACCCGCTTGGCAAACCACGCCGTGGTGAGTTTGCGGGTGATTTTCGGGCTTTGCAGCACAATCCCCGGCAACACTGCGCGCGGTAATGGCCGACCTTCCGCCTTTTCGGCCAGGGCGAAAACCCGTGCATAGAGCTGGGTGTCCTCGAATTCGAAGTTTTTGTCCTCCTCCAATTGGTCCCGAAGAGTCGGATTGCGCATGCCCAGTTGCTTGCCGAGCGTGCGCACCGCCAGTTCCGTGGTGCCAGGCATGATCGAATCGTAGCGGACCAGGTCACCATCCAGCGCCAGCGGTATGCCCGACGCGCGACTCACCGCGTTCTGAAACGCGGCATTGCGACTGGCGTACCAACCGGCATTGAAATCGGCAAAGCGATACAGCGGTTGTTTGTAGCTCACCGGATAACCGAGCAAGTGGGCGATACCGAAGTACAGGCCGCCGCGACGACTGAACACTTCATGACGGATCGAGCCGTCCACCGGGTACGGATACGCCTTCGCCTGTTGCTCGGCGAAATCGATGCTGACCTGCATCGGCCCACCGGTGTGCACCGGGTTGAAGCCACCGAACAGCGTCCGCCCCATGGGCACCATACCGATGAAGTCATCGAAGATCGCGCTGAGCTCTTTTTCGCTGCGCGCCGCATTGAGTCGGTCGCTGTAGCTTTTGCCGTTGGATGAACTCACCTGCAGCGCACCTCTCACCAGCAGTCCGGGAATGTGGGCTTTGTCGGCACGACGGTCGATCTCCTCGCGGGCGATTTTGCCCAGGCCCGGTACCGGTGGGTCCACCTGAAAAGTCGACTCCTGCTCGGTGACCGCCAGTACCGAGCACAGGTTTTGGGTGGATGGATAAATGTTCTGGGCAGCAAATGCTGCGTAAATGTCGGTAGCCCAGCCCTGGCGATCGGCGGTTTTGGCCGGCAGCAGGCGCACGATCTCGGCCTTGACCTCGGCAGGCTTGCGCGCAGGGAGCTCTTGCGTGCGCTGAGTACCGCAACCCGCCAGCACCAGCAGCGCGGCGACGCTCATCATCAATCGATTGGCTTGCATGTTGCTCCATCAAATCCGTTGAGCCGGGGTAACCATACGATCAATGGCATGGCGCAGGCTATGACTCTCGCCGCCCCCCACTGTTCCCCGTAGCAGCGCGGGGCCTTTTTCCGTTTGGCAGACAACCTGCCCGTCTGTCGCGGCTGAACCATACTTGAGCCACACACCGAGGAGGACAGCTCATGAACCGTAGCGACGTACTGATCATCGGCGCCGGCCCGACCGGGCTGGTGTTGGCGCTGTGGCTGAGCAAGCTTGGCGTGCAAGTGCGCATCATCGACAAGACGTCGGCACCCGGAACCACTTCGCGGGCGCTGGCCGTCCAGGCGCGGACGCTGGAGCTGTATCGCCAGCTCGACCTCAGCAATGCGGTGGTGCAGAACGGTCATCGAGTGGCCGCGGCGAACTTCTGGGTCAAGGGCGAACCCGTGGCGCGCTTGCCGCTGACCCGCATCGGCGAAGGCCTGACGCCCTATGCGTTCCTCGAAATCTTTCCTCAGGACGAACACGAACGGCTGCTGATAGACCGCCTCGAAGCCTTTGGCATCAAGGTGGAGCGCAACACTGAACTTGAGAGTTTCATGGAAACCGGTGACGGCATCACC
It encodes:
- a CDS encoding DUF4174 domain-containing protein: MLIRSLTLTTLLAFAGPLFAADDGSPLDMDKGRSRPLIVIAPSTVDPTWVSLKKSLDEPANRKGFTERNMVLYTVLNLMGQREGKDLGPQDTAALIRSLKLGAGAKSKVILVGKDGEKKFESSGDESKSVDLKKIFDTIDALPATEKEAAAPTVATPVEAAEPVNGAKGAKGAKPGKPAKPAKPPEMPDD
- a CDS encoding DNA polymerase II; the encoded protein is MDLQRGFVLTRHWRDTPAGTEVEFWLATDTGPQRIRLPHQPSVAFIPAAQREQAEALLRGEKNVELRPLALLDFEHRPVLGLYCQQHGQLIRLETALRKAGVDMFEADVRPPERYMMERFITAPVRFSGTPNAEGLLLDAQMKPDPDYRPSLRLVSLDIETTAQGELYSIALEGCGERQVYMLGPPNGDDSEVDFQLEYCDSRTLLLKKLNEWFARHDPDAIIGWNVVQFDLRVLHEHARRLAVPLKLGRGGEEMQWREHGSRNHYFASAAGRLIIDGIESLRSATWSFPSFSLENVAQTLLGEGKSIDNPYQRMDEINRMFAEDKPALAKYNLKDCELVTRIFAKTELLTFLLERASVTGLPADRSGGSVAAFTHLYMPLMHRQGFIAPNLGSKPAQASPGGFVMDSQPGLYESVLVLDYKSLYPSIIRTFLIDPVGLIEGLKHPDDSESVPGFRGARFSRTRHCLPAIVARVAEGRETAKREHNAPLSQALKIIMNAFYGVLGSSGCRFFDTRLASSITLRGHEIMLRTRQLIEAQGHTVIYGDTDSTFVWLRRAHGQQEAAQIGRALVDHVNQWWREHVQQQYGLESALELQFETHYKRFLMPTIRGAEEGSKKRYAGLVTRADGTDEMVYKGLETVRTDWSPLARQFQQELYLRIFNRKPYQDYVRDYVRKTLAGEFDDRLIYRKRLRRTLDDYQRNVPPHVRAARIADDYNDQQGRPRQYQNGGWISYVITVAGPEPLEIRSAPIDYDHYVTRQLQPVADAILPFVDDDFSTLIGGQLGLF
- a CDS encoding glutathione S-transferase translates to MYQLYGHKNSGAAAIEAALELCEIPYRFIDVESSPEATHALEKLNPLKQIPTLQLPDGSVLTESAAILIHLGLTFPKSNLLPKNTAARDQAIRGLVYIVSNCYSAIGIIDYPERWLAEADESSRQNLMAGARARLHRSWEVFADQFSGDLYLGDETPGALDVLAAVVSRWAGSREYLRSARPGFFAWLTRIDRHPTLAPVFARHWPD
- a CDS encoding aldo/keto reductase, which translates into the protein MRTLKLAGVNVPVIGQGTWRMGEDRSRHTQEVAALRLGIELGMTLIDTAEMYGEGGAEEVVGEAIAGRRDDVFLVSKVYPHNASRKGIPLACERSLRRLDTDYIDLYLLHWRGQYPLEETVEAFERLREEGKIGRWGVSNFDVDDLEELASPACATNQVLYNLEERGVEFDLLPWSRQHQMPVMAYCPIGQGGPMLNHTTLKQIAARHCVTPAQVALAWMLRKEGVIAIPKAVRPEHVQLNAQAAQLQLEAGDLEALDQAFRAPQRKQRLAMV
- a CDS encoding VOC family protein; translation: MSAQLDHTIVWCRDKQTSANYLADILGLPCPEPFGPMLIVKFDNGVSLDFYDNDPPIASQHYAFLIGDDDFDAAFARLQARQQPWWADPGKQRPNEINDYGGGRRVYFDDPDGHLLEILTRS
- a CDS encoding DUF1810 domain-containing protein; amino-acid sequence: MRSTDQDDSFNLQRFIQAQDPVFKRVQAELNAGHKRSHWMWFIFPQFAGLGGSEMSRHFAIRSKEEAAAYLNHPLLGSRLRTCTQMVLNIEKSSSAGIFGHPDDLKFHSSMTLFAQVAGANSDFHRALDQYFHGILDDWTLLLLDSKQAQLPTNQG
- a CDS encoding sigma-70 family RNA polymerase sigma factor; translated protein: MPQPLFDYEAHLAACARGERQALRDLYVQESPRLLGVAKRLVRDTALAEDIVHDAFLKIWAGAAHFDPARGSARGWMFSVTRHLALNFIRDNRREVHGEIDVQDNTETFEAQAHSSRIHLCLEQLEPARRSCILHAYVDGYSHAEISLKLGTPLGTVKAWIKRSLTALRECMG
- a CDS encoding anti-sigma factor; translation: MTTRPANETLEELNELASEYVLGTLPAQQRAEVQQRLRDDVELRTAVDTWERRLLGLTDLAEPRTPSPHLWQRIERSVHALNRQPAAAAASSSWWNLLPLWRGLAGAGLAATLLLGALMLTQTTVQPTYLVVLVAPQDKAPGWVIQASNPREIQLIPLGVAEVPADKALEFWTKAEGWQGPVSLGLVKPGQMLSVPLDNLPPLQPDQLFELTLENPNGSPTGKPTGPIQFIGRAVKVI
- a CDS encoding CBS domain-containing protein, giving the protein MKTVAQLLKLKAEQNHEVHTIAPHQMVLEALMVMAAKNVGALPVLRNGEVVGIISERDYARKLVLKGRSSVGTPVEDIMVSPVITVDTHQTVETCMGIMSDKRLRHLPVVENGTLIGLLSIGDLVKEAIAEQAELIRQLEQYIRGE
- a CDS encoding sulfite exporter TauE/SafE family protein — its product is MEFGNFGLVVAGLVVGFIVGMTGVGGGSLMTPILLWFGVNPATAVGTDLLYAAITKSSGVLVHRKNKNIDWAITGWLTLGSVPAVALTLWFLSTLQTSPDAMNAVIKQALGFVLFATALAIFFKKRLLDFAHKRAGGHYNPSGNRLNALTVITGLVLGTMVALTSIGAGALGTVALFILYPLLPTRRLVGTEIAHAVPLTLVAGLGHASMGNMDWHVLGYLLIGSLPGIYLGSHLTGRISDEVLRPCLATMLVLIGYKLAF
- a CDS encoding DUF3455 domain-containing protein produces the protein MNAKHLICLAGLLTAIPAAYAQTGLPDSIKVPDGHKVTMETTGVGEITYECRDKANAAGQTEWVFVGPKAVLNDRSGKQVGTYFGPPATWQAKDGSKVTGTQLAVAPSSPGNLPYQLVKANPAEGKGAMSDVSYIQRVALKGGVAPSAECTAANKGKQEVVKYQADYIFWAAN